In Colletotrichum destructivum chromosome 8, complete sequence, the following proteins share a genomic window:
- a CDS encoding uncharacterized protein (Putative transcription factor domain, fungi): protein MSASQRNDGNPANRLAKSLLRAHLREHRIMAPLQKGLSIKVLFSGRAALPQPARVPVPGHKAWAVFLCLKQCLPKTHRIRLMQLNQDHTARDSLMGAGRDLRYFGSSSAISLLRTRPLSAELPATRERTGRPDSEAGPWSLWTHPRLQGVFERRSHCPLPPWTEALSLVNAFFEQEHTALPLFHPPAFIALLGQQYSGESERSPAWWTAFNAVLAISHRQRVEEGKSAERERMWGYAANALDTVLDILLRVTQLMSVQALLILAWFFLGTPNPQPSFMLVANAIRLAHSIGLHRKNCGSSLSPIERATRMNVFWLAFSLDRELSLRTGRPPAQDFGDFDVDLPDPQMQPDFSNGCPSTLSFNAFFAGTRLAVIQAKLYSEMYLSESLLPEAVREATRSLDRDLQDWRETFSFGLDLEGCPGLSRHAAILRLNYTYYHTVILVHRAQSDIDWRSSNLENPQAFSSQSIEHSVQAARSILKIGPLVPDTWQSVLWDVIPINVTAIIVLSLHILRRPDSHSAADDLSLISNGVRRLISLGHEETDSYLRPVTAACQGVYNAAVKAARAHSIMSLESLDRDLGRSVTVSSGTEAGPGSRTYGLRISLQTTPRAASPFRFESEPGLLTNPRSPLVDTTNNIPWDQTMTDREIVPWEFEYLLGDNCFDLFG, encoded by the exons ATGTCAGCAAGCCAACGCAACGACGGCAACCCCGCCAACAGGCTTGCCAAATCGCTGCTTCGGGCTCATCTCCGAGAACACCGCATCATGGCGCCACTCCAGAAGGGCCTAAGCATCAAGGTCCTGTTCAGCGGCAGAGCCGCACTCCCTCAGCCGGCCAGAGTTCCAGTTCCCGGTCACAAGGCCTGGGCAGTGTTTCTCTGTCTGAAGCAATGCCTTCCCAAGACCCATCGAATTCGG CTTATGCAACTCAACCAAGACCATACAGCCCGAGACTCATTGATGGGGGCTGGCCGAGATTTGCGGTATTTCG GCTCTTCTTCGGCAATTTCGTTGCTTCGAACCCGGCCCCTTTCAGCAGAACTTCCAGCCACCCGTGAAAGGACTGGAAGGCCAGACTCGGAGGCAGGGCCCTGGTCTCTTTGGACTCATCCCAGATTACAGGGCGTCTTCGAGAGGAGGTCACACTGTCCCCTCCCGCCTTGGACTGAAGCTTTGTCATTGGTAAATGCATTCTTTGAGCAGGAACACACGGCACTGCCTCTGTTCCACCCACCGGCCTTTATCGCTCTTCTCGGGCAACAGTACTCGGGAGAATCTGAACGAAGCCCCGCTTGGTGGACTGCATTTAACGCTGTCCTCGCAATCTCCCACCGACAACGCGTGGAAGAAGGCAAGTCGGCGGAGAGGGAGCGGATGTGGGGTTACGCTGCAAACGCCCTGGATACtgtcctcgacatcctcctgAGAGTCACGCAACTCATGTCAGTCCAGGCCCTTCTGATCCTTGCCTGGTTCTTCCTGGGAACCCCTAATCCACAACCCAGCTTCATGCTGGTGGCAAACGCCATCCGTCTAGCCCACTCCATCGGACTCCACAGAAAGAACTGCGGCTCCTCCTTGAGTCCGATAGAACGGGCGACTCGAATGAATGTGTTCTGGCTGGCATTTTCCTTGGATAGGGAGCTGAGCCTTCGTACGGGCAGACCTCCCGCACAAGACTTTGGCGACTTTGATGTGGATCTGCCTGATCCGCAGATGCAGCCTGATTTCAGCAACGGTTGCCCCTCGACTCTATCTTTCAATGCATTTTTTGCTGGCACCCGACTTGCCGTCATTCAGGCCAAGCTATACTCTGAGATGTACTTGAGCGAATCGCTTCTACCCGAGGCTGTCAGGGAAGCGACCAGAAGTCTTGATCGAGACCTGCAGGACTGGCGGGAAACATTTTCgttcggcctcgacctcgaaggcTGCCCGGGGCTATCGAGGCACGCTGCGATCCTGCGCCTTAATTACACATACTATCACACCGTCATTCTGGTTCACAGGGCCCAAAGCGACATAGACTGGAGGTCCAGCAACTTGGAAAACCCCCAGGCTTTCTCCTCTCAATCCATTGAGCACTCAGTACAAGCTGCAAGGTCCATATTGAAGATTGGGCCCCTCGTCCCGGACACCTGGCAAAGTGTTCTATG GGATGTTATTCCCATCAACGTGACGGCCATCATCGTTCTGTCCCTGCACATTCTGCGTCGACCGGACTCCCACAGCGCAGCTGATGATCTGAGCCTCATCTCCAACGGTGTTCGACGTCTCATCTCGCTTGGCCATGAGGAAACTGATTCATATCTGAGACCTGTCACCGCAGCGTGCCAGGGCGTCTACAATGCTGCTGTGAAGGCTGCGAGAGCACATAGCATTATGTCACTGGAGAGCCTTGATCGTGACCTCGGACGCTCCGTCACGGTCTCGAGTGGAACTGAAGCCGGCCCGGGAAGCCGAACGTATGGCCTGAGAATCTCTctgcagacgacgccgagggcggcctccCCCTTCAGGTTTGAGTCGGAACCCGGGTTGCTCACAAACCCACGGAGTCCACTCGtcgacaccaccaacaacattCCATGGGATCAAACAATGACGGACAGAGAAATAGTTCCTTGGGAGTTTGAATATCTTCTAGGCGACAACTGCTTCGATCTTTTTGGATGA
- a CDS encoding Putative CoA-transferase family III — MTKYTISGEATRILNDVLLNDPGLNLPPSFKDAAKKVEFVADDDKPFVLTPLKITESCASLTALLATAANVAAAERYGIELQDVQVNTDVATLFLASVLLPTIGGKSFVQHPKMAEELSKMDLHRMSDPIRRFATNVYKTKDGRWYQLHGSMNAEPTMRMMGVSDVDVSPEEAIKIYADKVAQWDSEEIERTANEQHKQAGVICYTPDEFFSSEHGNIMSKEPLWSATRVPAPRKEWPRTKDNADFKPLAGIKIIDFSRVIAAPAVSKLLSLLGADVLRVSCDKLPEYAPTMVDLQTGKRDTNLDLKTDEGISAFAELVKGADILVDGYRPSVLERLGFDSATLRKLSPSLIYIRENCYGFKGPLAHRSGWQQISDCLVGLSYLQGKFLGLDEAVVPLLPNSDYQTGLVGATAAVQALLARTKEDVTFDIDISLTQYNIWYYQLGLYSEDQQRELRARDPQFLPRHCDDMNVLVGKTHASWQKVRPDLFTHPEYFWDMSGKEYGLEHNIKVLAPAFKFSSTTLAWEVPTGRRGRSKPEWVS; from the exons ATGACAAAGTACACCATCTCCGGCGAGGCAACTCGTATCCTAAACGACGTCTTACTCAACGACCCTGGACTCAACCTCCCACCTTCTTTCAAAGACGCGGCCAAGAAAGTCGAGTTCGTcgcagacgacgacaagccgTTCGTGCTCACCCCGTTGAAGATTACAGAGTCATGCGCCTCCCTCACagccctcctcgccaccgcggccaacgtcgccgcTGCAGAGCGGTATGGCATTGAGCTCCAGGATGTCCAGGTGAACACCGACGTCGCGACCCTGTTCTTGGCATCCGTCTTGCTCCCCACCATCGGCGGCAAGTCGTTCGTGCAGCACCCCAAGATGGCGGAGGAGCTTTCCAAGATGGATCTTCATCGGATGTCCGATCCCATCAGACGGTTCGCCACCAACGTGTACAAGACAAAAGACGGCCGCTGGTATCAACTGCACGGATCCATGAACGCCGAGCccacgatgaggatgatgggtGTCAGCGATGTCGACGTGAGCCCCGAAGAGGCCATCAAAATCTACGCCGACAAGGTCGCTCAGTGGGATTCCGAGGAAATCGAACGGACCGCCAACGAGCAGCACAAGCAAGCCGGTGTGATCTGCTACACGCCAGACGAGTTCTTCAGCAGCGAGCATGGCAACATCATGTCAAAGGAGCCTTTGTGGAGTGCGACCAGAGTCCCGGCACCGCGAAAAGAGTGGCCACGGACAAAGGACAATGCTGACTTCAAGCCTCTCGCCGGCATCAAAATCATCGACTTCTCTCGCGTTATCGCGGCTCCGGCGGTCTCCAAGCTCCTAAGCCTCCTCGGGGCTGATGTCCTTCGGGTTTCCTGCGACAAGCTGCCCGAGTACGCCCCAACAATGGTGGACCTCCAGACCGGAAAGAGGGACACCAACCTTGACCTGAAAACCGACGAGGGAATAAGCGCGTTTGCAGAGCTGGTGAAGGGCGCCGACATTCTTGTAGACGGGTACCGCCCTAGTGTCTTGGAGAGACTCGGATTCGACAGTGCCACGCTGCGCAAGCTCAGCCCCAGTCTCATCTACATACGGGAGAACTGCTACGGCTTCAAGGGCCCGCTCGCCCATCGATCTGGGTGGCAACAGATCAGCGATTGCTTGGTAGGCTTGTCCTACCTGCAGGGCAAGttcctcgggctcgacgaggctgtaGTGCCACTGCTTC CCAACTCGGACTACCAAACTGGACTAGTGGGCGCTACGGCTGCCGTCCAAGCCTTGCTGGCGCGCACGAAGGAGGATGTCACTTTTGATATCGACATCAGCCTGACTCAGTACAACATCTGGTATTATCAGCTCGGACTATATTCCGAAGACCAACAGCGGGAGCTACGAGCGAGGGACCCTCAGTTCCTCCCGCGTCATTGCGATGACATGAACGTTCTTGTTGGGAAAACGCACGCGTCTTGGCAAAAGGTTCGTCCGGATCTCTTCACCCATCCGGAGTACTTCTGGGACATGTCCGGGAAAGAGTACGGGCTTGAACACAACATCAAAGTTCTGGCACCTGCATTCAAATTCTCATCAACCACCCTCGCATGGGAGGTGCCGACTGGAAGGAGAGGACGATCAAAGCCTGAATGGGTGTCTTAG